TCTCCAACTTAAACTGCCTTATGTCACTGACACTTGGCCCTGAGATGACAAGATCATCAACATATACCCCCACAAGCAGGAAAGAGTTCTTGTTCTGTCTCCTGTAGACTGCATGTTCTAGTTTACTCTTCACAAAACCTAGAGAGATCAACTCCTTATCGAGTTTAGCATTCCAGGCCCTAGGTGCCTGCTTAAGCCCGTAGAGTGCCTTTTTCAGTTTGAGCACTTTTCCTTCGTTGCCAATGTTGAAACCAGGAGGTTGCTGAACAAACACAGTTTCAGTGAGATCTCCATTCAAGAATGCCGACTTGACATGCATATGGTGTACCTCCCATCCACTCTGagctgctagtgccaataacacCCTCACTGTCTCAATTCTTGCAACAGGTGCAAAAACTTCCTCAAAATCCACTCCCTGCCGTTGTGCATAGCCCTTTGCCACCAAACGAGCCTTGTGTTTCACCACATTTCCATCTGGATCCTTCTTGACCTTAAACACCCACTTAAGGCCAATTGCCTTTTGGTTGGGTGGTAGATCAGTAGCAACCCAAGTCTGATTGTCCTTGATTGCCTTCATCTCAGACTCCATTGCCTCTCTCCAGCAAGGTTCTGAAAGTGCATCCTCCACCGTTGCTGGTTCCTCAGAAGCCATAAGACACAACCctgaatattcaaaattctgaaTCTCATCAGTGCTCTCAAACAGATCAGGCAAGGTCCTGTATCTTCTTGGTGCTTCATTGGTACCCTCCGATGCATCTGTTGGTGGGGTGGCCCACTGAATCTGCTGTGTGGACCCGACTGACGATCCAGGGGTGTGAGGTGAAGCTTCTACTGCTCCCCCACCTGATGGAATTGAAGGTGCAGGAGAGATGGGTTCGAACTCTGCATCGGTATCAGAATCAGCAGAATCAGCGCCTGAACCTGACTGTATTGTCGGACCAGGAACAGTGTTGTCCTGAAATTCGTCAGCATACTCGACTGAAAATTTTGGTGCCAGTTCGACCACAGCACCCGTTTCTTGCCCAGCTTTCTCCCCCCAATTCCATGGTTCCTTCTCACTGAAGATCACATCCCTAGCGATGAGTAACTTGTTGCTTACGGGATCATAGACCCTGTAACCTTTTGTCCCAGGCTCATAGCCCAGAAACACACCTGGGGTTGACCGATCTGCAAGCTTGTTAATGCCCGGCGTCATCCTCTTTGCATACACTTTACACCCAAAAGTGCGTAGATGCCTGACACTCGGTTTACGCCCATACCAAACTTCAAACGGAGTCTTCCTAGTGAGGCTTTTAGTGGGTGAACGGTTTAACAGATACACCGCAGTTTTGACCGCCTCACCCCAAAACTTGCCCGGCACATTCATGCTCTTCAACAAGCACCTTGCCATCTCAACAATGGTTTGGTTTCGTCGCTCGACAACCCCATTCTGTTGAGGAGTATATGCTGTGGTGGTGTTGCGTCGGATTCCTTGTTCATTACAGAAGACCAGGAAAGCACGCGAGTGGAATTCACCTCCACGATCGGTTCTGAAAGCTTTTAGCCGATGGCCAGACTCCACTTCTGCTCCCACCTTGAACTTCTTGAAGTATTCTAACGCCTCAGACTTTGATGCGAGCAATTCCAGCCACATGAAGCGACTGTAATCATCTACAGTCAGCAAGAAATAAGACTTCCCACCTGGGGTAGGTGGAGTTATCTGCCCACACAGATCACCACGAACCAGTTCAAGGCCATGTTTTGCACGGTACTTAGACGCCTTAGGAAACGGAGTCCGGTGATGCTTTCCCAACGCAcacccgttgcacacctgctcTGCACGCCGAATTACCGGCAACCCTTCCACCATCTGCTTGGAGCCAAGATCACACAGAGATCTAAAATTCAGGTGTCCATAACGTGCATGCCAAAGCCAAGCTTCTTCGTCCATCTTGGACAACAGACAAACAAGAGCAGTCAGATTCACCTTCATGATGTACAGGCGATTTTTCCTTTCTGCCCTAATCAATACACCGAGATCTGCATTGCCGCTGGACTGATGTCTCTCAAACACCGTCATGATGCcatgatctatttctactcgaCAACCTGCTTCCTCCAACTGACCAAGGCTCACAATATTGCATTTGAGAGATGGGATATAGTATACCTCTGTGAGTACCCGATGGTCGCTGTTCTTCCCAGCAATGGCTATAGCTCCAAGGCCCTGGATCTCCACCGTTGATCCATCGCCAAATCTCACTGCGCCCCAGACCGATTCGTCCAGAGTCGCTAGCGCGCTACGACACCCAGTCATATGGTTCGTGGCCCCCGTGTCGAGCACCCACGCGCCTTCATCGTACTTGGATGGGAATACGCGTTCCTGGTTGAGGAACACATGTTGCGCTCCCTGTGCGACTGTCCGCACAACATTGCAGACTTGTGCTACCAGCAGGGCACCTTCTGTGTCCCCAGTGGCATGATGCGCAGCTTCTTGACGTTCGTTCACTTCCATCTTGGTCTTGCACTCCTTCGCAAAGTGCCCATAGATGTTGCACTTGCGACAACGACCTCTCCGTCGTGGTGTTCCCATCGACGTGAGTTTAACCCCTGAGTCACGCCCATCACCGCCGGCGCGTGCCCTAGGCTTCTCCTTTTTGACAAAACGACCCTTGCCCTTATTTCCGGTCCCAGACGATGAGTCTGATCCGACATGATTCTTGCTCCTGGCCGCCCACTCTTCCTCGGTTAACAAAAGCTTGGGCATCTTTTCAGCAACTTGGTCCACCGAGGGCTCAAATCTATCTTCTGCCGCCCGAAGATGAGCGATCAGTTCCTCGATGGTGAGCTCCTTCACGTTCTTGACCATCTCGATGGCTACCGAGACTTGGCTGTACCGGGGTGGTACAACCCTGAGGAATTTTCTCACCACCCGTGAGTCATCCACGCTCTTTTCTCCAAGGCCTTTCAGATCTGTTGCCAACTTCGTGATTCGTATGGAGAAATCATCAATCGACTCCCTGGGCTTGAATGAGACAGCTTCAAACTCACCCAAGAGCTTCTGAGCATTGACTTCCTTGACGCGATCAGCACCTAGACGCATCGTCTTGATTGCCTCCCATGCCTCCTTCACAGTTTTCTTATTTAGGAGCATCGAGTGCATCTCCTGCGGAACCCCGCGGAGCATGGCTCCAAGAGCCAAACGATCTCGGCGCCTCTCCGGTTTATCACCAGACTCGATCATGTCCCAAAGAAACATGCCCTCTAGATTACACTGGATATGCGAGGACCACTCTTGATAATTGGTATGGGTAAGCATCGGCCACACTAAGTTGTTAGCAGCCTGGTTGAGTGCCCGATCCATAGATTCCTTCTCGCCCGACGCTGCCATCTTGAATGGCGATGGATCTTGACAGCTTCTTCACCGATCTCCTTCAGCACCTTCTCACCACCGTCTTACGCCTCCTCCTCGACAACcttcggctccgataccacgtgTTGGAACCAAGCTTGATCCTGGAGCTTGAGTGCGCGAGCGGCTATGGTGGCTCGCCGGGAACACGGTCACCACAGCGAGGGCAAACGCTAGATACGGCAGCATAAACTTCTTGTTTTGTTGTTTCCTTTTGCATCTAGCGTTTGCCCTCGTCGTGGTGACCGTGTTCCCGCCGAGCCACCATAGCCGCTCGCGCACTCAAGCTCCAGGATCAAGCTTGGTTCCAACACGCCACAGGCCTTAAATCAGGCCCCAATATCTCCCTTTTGGAACCGGCCTGTAAAATTTGAGGGCCAAAATCAGAGCCCAACTCCAACGGGCCTCTCAATCTCGGCCTGCAAATCAGCGAGAGCCATATGTCAGAGCAGCTCGAGCCCTGTCCGCGGGTGGGCAACGTGACGCCGGCGGCTGGGCGACGTTGCAACCGACGGCTGGGCGACGTTGCGGCCGGCGGCTGGGCGGGCGACGTGACAGCCGTGGCTAGGCGGGCGACGTGACAGCCGGTGGTTGGGCGGGCGACGTGACGACCGACGGCTCGGCGACGTGACGGCCGGCGgctggtgaaagccctagtttggttttggataattgatgaaaccctaatactaacctctatactaagtgtgtgtagacttaatgaggttggtacatgccaagtgatggagcaagtgatgatcatggtgatgaaggtGATAACCACAAGataatcaagtgctcaacttggaaaagaagaaagagaaaaacaaaaccctatggagatcaaggcaaaggtattgcttagggttttggttttggtgatcaagacaccgtagagggtgtgatcacatttaggatagatagccgtactataaagaggggaattctttggctaagcggttatcaagtgccactaggtgtcattgttcatgtgcatgcatttagaacctagtgagctaacttaactccttcgaagaaaaatgtttatgaaaatgctaacacacatgcacttgttggtacacactttgtggtgttggcactctttgagaaggaggtagagtttcaagggtagagagaggatggtgtTGGCactctttgagaaggaggtagagtttcggcgcttttcgagaaaatgaagtgcatattttctattgcgctggtgggaaatttagagaagtcacgggagtgtttctcgttgaggaacactcaccggacgctgactcagtagcaccggacgctgttcctgtgcgtccggtgagtaggcagcctgactcggttagggttaggcaccggacgatgggcaccggacgcagcttggagcgtccggtggttagcgtccggtgtgcggacgttttgcgaccctctctgcgcatgggtccggtgagcaccggacgctaccggtgcttagcgtccggtgaccctgcgaatttgcggagctctctgcgcacgggtccggtgtgcaccgggcgCGTCCGGTggaaacttgctcagcgtccggtgctctgcaggttaccattAGATTCTGACACACGGCTGACGTtgaagcaccggacgtaggtgttgagcgtccggtgcccctttaagagcgtccggtgaccccgtatttcacccagtgaaagagccaacgactctatttgtttgaggggctatatatacgtgtttggccggcttagggcatatactcttggcattctaacatactagacatccttgtgagcctaagcaaacacctcccactcatctccttcatagattatacatctttgtgagattgggagtgattccaagtgcatttgcttgagtgattgcatctagtggcacttggggatcgatttggctgcggttttcttgttactcttggtggttgccgccacctagacggcttggagcagcggaggaggattgtcacgagttggtgattgttcgtggccatctcccggtgattgtgaggggtcttgtaccttccccggcggagagccgaaaggtaactctagtggattgctcgtgtcattgagttacctcacttgtgggtaggttcttgtggtgtcctagtgaggacgaggttcgtgctacacctcttagccaccgaacgaccaagggttggtcgacacaacgggacgtagcgtgccggcaagcacgtgaacctcaggagaaaaatagtgtgtctccattgtgtttgttcattggatttctcccggtgattggacttcatattattgattggttcatcccctctacgcggcggtataaagatcaaactatctctttttacattcccgcaaactagagtagcttactttcttgtatagaaactttaggtagctctctagtgtaagtagtgacttagcttttgcgtgcctagtgatcatatcaactagaattgttggataggtggcttgcaaacactccctttagagctagagcaaaaagctacgctttgttatttactaaccacttgctctagtgagttttgtagatttttaaataggctattcacccccctctagccatattaggacctttcagctgGGCGACGTGACGGCCGACGACTGGGCGACCAACAAGCTCCGCCCTTGTATGCTCCGCAGCTTCGATTCACTCCATCTCCGCGGAAGGTACGAATATCCCATCCTATGCTCCGCCCTCCTGGCCGGCCGCCCGACGAGCTCTGCTTGATTGACTCCATCTCGATCCACATGCAGTTGCAGGCAAGATGCCCATTCTCGTCGCCACCAACATCGACTAGGTTCTGAACGTGGAAGGGACCGGCCGCCGGTGCCTTTTGCCCAATTCTCAGTATGTCCAACAAGGTTAGTTCGTGATTGCCTCTGCAAATTATTGAAAATTCTAGTTTTCTTCACTGTTGAGTTCTTGCTCATTGCAAAATTCACCGGTGATGGATCTTGCACCCCTACTGAATTTTGCAGCATCTTGTTCTTGCACCCCTACTGAATTATGTGGAGCCTGCTGCATCCAACTTGTTAATTGTTATATACATACACTTGTTATTACTGGACACAAATGATTCTGATTTATTAGTAGAAGATCTAGTCTGTGATGCTGACAGCGAGCTGACCTGTTAATTACCACCACCCATTCACCACACTCACACATCCTTTGTTCACCTTGAGTAGCATAACACATCTGAAAATTTCAGAGAAAAATTCCTTTAGATCTGTAGACATGTTTGCTGAATACACTTTGCAGAATGTGTCCCAAATCTCTACTCTACACAAATGACTTGCCTCTGCATGTAATTACTAGTACAGATGAAGGAATGTGTCCCAAGTCTCTACATAGTCAAGGAATGCAGAAATCGACGATATCATTTATTAGTAGAGTTGTTGACGCTGATAGAcctattttcaaagcatgagcaCCACACCGTCAGTCCTCTGTTTGATGCAACCAGGGCTGCTATAGAGTAGGTAAACATCAGAAAATTCAAGAGAATCCTGTAGTTGTGGGGACTTCTTGCTAGTATAAGTTGCACATTGTGTCCCAAGTCTCCACACattgctctggctctgcatgtTTATGTTTACTATGACTGAAACACATAATACAGAAGGTTGGAACAAGGAGATGTTTCTTACTGCAAATTCAGAGCCAGTATGTCATGTCATCAAAATAAGTTCTTTGCTCTTGTTTTATTAATGTATTTTTTTGTTGCTATGGCAGATGTCAACGTTTGGAACTAGAGCTCGTCCATGGTGGGATGACGAGGATGAATCTGATGTTGACGACCTCTTCATCATTGCTGGTCTTCTTGAGGGCTCGAGGAGAAACAAGCGCAAGAAAAAGTTTCGTGGATCGTTGCCAGGTCGCCGCAAAGTGCCACGGGACATTTTGGGAGGTCACAATCGCATCTACCTGGACTACTTCGCGGACCAGTGTGTATATAGTGATAGACATTTTAGAAGGAGGTTTCGGATGTCCAGGTCGCTCTTTCTGCGGATTGTGGATGCAGTGGAGTCTCATGATGACCATTTCCGTCAGAAGCCCGATGCCATCGGAACTCTTGGTGCCTCTCCCATACAGAAGGTTCTTGCTGCCGTTCGGATGCTTGCCTACGGTATCTCAGCCGACTTTTTGGATGAGTATGTGAGGATGGGAGAGAGCACCATCATTGAGTGTCTAAAGCATTTTGTGAAGGCTGTCGTCGAGGTCTTCGGCGAAGAATACTTGAGGGCCCCCAATGCCCAGGACACAGCTAGGTTGTTGGCAATTAATAGTGCAAGAGGGTTCCCACGTATGCTTGGTTCAGTTGACTGCATGCATTGGAAATGGGACAAGTGTCCAGTGGGTTGGAGAGGAGCATACGAATGGAAAGAAGATGGGCCAACCATGATCCTTGAGGCCGTTGCATCACAAGATCTATGGATCTGGCATGCATTCTTCAGCCTTCTAGGTTCTCTAAATGATATCAATGTTTTGCGCCGCTCTCCACTCTACCAAAGTCTGACTTCTGGGACGGCACCACAAGTGGAATACACGGTCAATGGAAACAAGTACACAAAGGGGTACTATCTTGCCGATGGGATATACCCAGCCTGGGCAACATTTGTCAAAGCTTTTCAAAGACCTCAGGGCAACAAGAAAGTCCACTTCACAATGGCAAAAGAAGCAGCGAGGAAAGATGTCGAAAGAGCGTTTGGGGTACTCCAAGCTCGCTTCGCAATAGTGCGGGGTCCTGCAAGAATGTGGCACAAGGAAGATCTATGGTACATAATGCAAGCTTGTGTAATCTTGCACAACATGATAATTGAGGATGAGCGAGATGAGGAAGATGACTTCAACTACCATCAAGAGGGTATCCCGGTGTTGCAACCTGTGGACTACCAACGTCGTAATCCTCTTGTGCTAGAGGACTTCCTGAAGATACACGACGAGATTGAGGATAGGTCTTTACATGAGCGACTTCGTGATGATCTTGTAGAGCATTTGTGGGCAATTCATAGTTCTAGGTAGTTTGAGATTCTAGTGATTTTGTAATCCCTAGTTCAGCTGTGTAGGTCTACAGGGAAGACTAAATTATGTAATATGCAGTGATTTTGTACGGCCATTATTACCATTTGAATCAAATATCACCCACTGCTACTCATGGCTTTTATCAGTAAACTATGCTTTGACTCGAAATTGAAAGATGCATTCACAGTTATTTATGCACACAAGAATAACTCATGGCTTTTATCAGTGTGCTGGTTCGAAGTTGGCAGCCGAGGCACAAATAAACTGTTCTGGATTTACAGGAACTGCTATTGAAATCTGCACAAACCACATGAAAACCTATACAAACTCTGTCAACAGCTGACTGCTGTTTCTATAGCTGAACAGAAACAGTAAACACCTTTAAAAAACAGAAACTTGCTATTGTTCCACAAACATTGACCCAGGTACTACAAATCCAACAGGAAAGCAATTGAAGAAGAATAACCTTTGATCAGTGATACTGCAAGAATAGCAATATCTTCTCTTAACCATTTCCTGGAAGGACTGTTCAGATAACTGAGCCAGTTAAGTTTCTACACTTCACTGAACTGAAAATAAAGCATCACTGAACTGAACTGAAAGAATCTCTTTTCATTACAACTGAGAAATACAACTGGTTTTCTTCCACAATGGGGTAGTATCATAGCTTTTAGTATCCAACAAAGCTTTTTAAAGAAAATAACAGGTTTCAGTAACAGGTTTCACTAATAGGTTTCTGAAAAACAGATAACAGGCTTCCACTATGAGAGTACTGATAAGCACTAAGCACCAACCATATCCAGAAGACTGAGTACTGATAAGCACCAACCAGTCATATATAATGGAAATAAAGACACTATCAAGTACAGATAACTAGAAATGGCAACTTGCACAAAGCCAAAGACTGAGTACTGATAAATAAAGACACTATCAACTTCACTGAACAAAGACATACTACAGTACAGAAGATGCACAAAGCCAAAACTGTTCATAAGTCAACTAAACTCATAATATAAACCAGCTGTGAATAAACCAGCTGTCAAGTACAGATATACTGGAAATAGCAAGTGTTTACAAAGTCCTTCAACTAATAACTCATAATTGAACTGCCTGAACATGGCAAATGTATGTTTACAAAAACCTACACTGCACTCTCACCACTAGCCGTCTCGCCTACACTAGCACTCATCGCCTTGACAATCTTCGCCCTCTTCGCCTTGACATatgccctttgatcatcatccaTGGTGGTCACATCACAAAACATGATCTTTTGTTCCTGCTCCCACTGCAGTCGCTCCTCATCTATCCGAAGCCTACGCTGCTCAACCATCATATCCTTCTCCCACCTATCTTTCTTCATCATATGTTCCTCGGCCTTTATTACCATCAGTTTTTGCATCATTTCCTTATACTCGTCATCTCCTTCATTGTTTTTCAGCTTCTCTTTGGATTGCCTTCTACCTGGAGGTCGGGCTTTCTTAGCTGAAGGGAGTGAGGAGCTCTGTTGGCCTTGGGTGGTTGAGTCATCGTCCTCTTGTTCACTTCTTACCGAGAAGTTGACCTCTTTGGACTTGGCTGGCCCCTTGTTGCCTTGAAGCGTTGATTCAAACTTCTGAGTGTGCCTCAATGTGAGCCAGCAATGTTCGAATTGACAATTTTTGCCGTTGGATTTTCTGGCATACCTTGCTTGGGCTTCAAGCAGCTgcaacaaagatcaagtgcatgatTAGATATATAGCAATGACAAGATAATGGATGAACCAAGTGCAAGAACAATTACATGCTCTTGGTATGGAATGCCACTTGGATGACGACGCTCGACCTCCTCGTAGTAGCCATGGAATTTCATGCACTCCTTTAGTATGATCCCAAAGCGGTGCTCAAGTGAATTGGGAGTCCTATCGGAGTCAAAGTCCCTGTTCGTGTGGAAATGATTAGCGATCCTCTCCCAATAAGTTTTTTCTGACTGCTGATTGCCTATGATAGGATCATTGCTGATATTAATCCAAGATTTGCAAAGTTGGATATCTTCAAGATTACTGTAGTTGCTGCCTCGCTTGGATTTGCCACCAGTACTTGGAGTGGTATCCTGCTGCCTTGGCAATTCCAAATCACCATCAACTCCTGGTGTCAACATATTTGAGTAATATCCACTTAGTGGTTCACTTGAAGCCCTTGCTTGCTGCAAAGAAGTATACAAAAATATGAGTGTTAGATTATATCCCATAATAAAATGCTTATAAGATACATGTATCTGTATGGAAAATGAATATGCAGCTTAAAAATGCTCAAGACAGAGCACTTGAGAACAATACATGGTTCAAACACTTAAACATAAGGTAATATTAATAATAGCACTTGGCAGAAACGTCCATAGAGCAGCTGTGATTGAGCAGAAAAACCACCCAAAGATCCCATCATTTAACTAATGCAGAGTGAGGAAAATATAATATCCAAGTATCATAGGAGTATCACAGGAGAAATTTGAACTACTTGCAGCCCTGGAAATCACCTAGTTGCACAGATTGAAATCAAGTGCTTACCATGAATTTGGGTTGGTTGGTTTCCAGATTTAGAGGGAACAAATGCAGTTCAATGAGCCAGGTTTAGATGGAACAAATGCAGTTTTCAGAAATAGCATAGAACATCACCTCTAGGGAATTACCAAAGGCAGATAAAGCAAGTGGACTTGTGCAGCGAAAATCTAAGGCATATAGAAAGTTAGAAACAATGTATGCCTGCACTGAACAACAAAAGATATACCACTAAACAGTCTCACAAATTAAAAAGTGCAGCATGCAAAGTAGTGTAATCCTGGAATGTGCCAAAGTAGTGTAATCCTGGACTGTTGCAGAAACTACCATAGAACAAAAAAATCTTGGATCTTCATTTTCAAAAGAAACTACCATGAAAGGTATAGACAGCTCAAAGTCTGAAACAAGCTCAAAGTCTGAAACAAGCATATGTTGCTATAGAACTAAATTGATATAAAAGTAAGATAGGAATTGAAAGTAGTAATAAGAAACCAACAGTATTTCTCAAGATAGATACTCTTGGCTGCTTGTTGCTTTGTCCATGTATCTTGGGAATGAAATTAGCACAACTCACCGAGTACTCAGGCGTCCAATGAATCTGGCTGAAGTCGTCGTCGGCAACCTCGTAGACATGTGCTTGTGCTGGTGATGATGTGGTGCTGCCGGCGTCCCATATGCTGCTGTTGGCGTCCCAGGTGTTGGAGTGAGGCTCCATGAAGGTCAATGCGCGAGGGCCGAGTCGAGGCGGGTCGTTGCAGAGCCGAGGAGGtaagccgctgccgccgccgcccgccgggaGAAGGCATCCTGCTGCCGCCACCGCTGGGAGATGGACGTTCTTGGGTACGAGACAGGTTGGTGTCGACAGGAGCCGAGGTAGGACGGGGATGCGGCGCGATGAATGCACGACGTCGCGTGGGAGCCAACGCCGGACGGGGAGGCAGCCCGCCTCCGGGGATTCCATGGGACGCGCCGCCGTCCATGGGAGAGGAACCTGCAGGGAGCAGCAACAGCATCAGTTTCTTTGTTTAGCTTTGCTTGCTTGCGTGCGTCGCCGGCCACCGCTGCTAGCATGAAGGGAATAGGACTATACGTACTGCTCCTGTTCCGGCGTGTTCGCGGATCTTGGCGGCGCGGTCACGGTGGCAGATCTTGGCGGTGCGTTCGCAGACAAGACGCTCCAGCGCGGTGCGGTCGCGGTCGCGGTCGCAGCTCCTGCTCCGGCGTGACGAGCCTCCTGCACCGACTTCGGTGGACGAGGTGCTCCGGCGCGGCGCGGTCGAGCGCGCGGCGGCGCTCGCTCGCGGACGAGGCGCGGTCACGCGGTGGGAGGGGAAAAGTGGGTGGGACCCACGGGATAGGGGGGTGCCAGATTTGGAGGCCTGATATCAAATTTTGAAGGCACATGTAAAATATGGGCCCAACTAGAATGTCCATTGGAGTTGGATTTTTGTCCAAACTCCTAAAATTTAGAGTAGAGGCCCAAGTAGGGGGTTGggctggagatgctcttagtttgctgaaaaattttggatttggttattgtagtatttttatttgtatttgataattataatactttatatatgtgtttatagatttgatgtgacgggaaattttgaaaaaaatgagaaattttaggaactaaacaaggccttttatttgtatttgataattataatactttatatatgtgtttaaagatttgatgtgacgggaaattttgaaaaaaattaagaaattttaggaactaaacaaggcattagtTCAAacaaaaattcaaaaacttttcaagatttctcatcatatTGAATTTTGcgccacatgcatagagcactaaatatagataaaaaataactaattgtaaaaTTTaccagtaatttgcgagacaaatcttttgaatctagttagtccatagttgaacaataattactaaatacaaataaaagtgctataatatcaaaataaaaaaatagatttaatacctggccaaagaaagaagaaaatcaCGGACCCCACGGCATATATGGATGTAGGTCACGCCTACTGAGACAGAACTTTTAGTGCGCGAGTCTATCAACTAAGATCTTGTTTaagatcttgtttagttccaatttttttgaaaaacaatatatttaacaaatttaattatggagtaacgaggcttaaaagatttatctcgtgattttacagacaaattgtgtaattagtttttatttttatctatatttaataatgcGTATATGTgcggcaagattcgatgtgatggagaatcttcaaaagttttaggtttttggagtgaactaaacaagacctaacttCACCATGTTGTCAAAAAAAGAATTCATTACCAGCGACAAGATTTTTTAGCTCATCTCTCACCTTTGGAAAACACACCACGTTAGCTAGCTGGGAGCACAACTGTTTGGGATGCCCTTAGACATCTGCATCTATCCGATAATTTTAGTTGCTATAAACTCTATGACAATCAAACGCTAATAGCTTATTTGCTTAAGATTATCTGTCGAATTTGTCAGCGATTTAACAGTACTCTTACTAAATCAGCGAATAGTTTTTTTTAATCATGGCTTATCAACCAAACGAATAGGTTGTAAGTCACTAAGAGCTCTCAAAGGCTAAATACACTAAAGTGCTTAACTAGGTGAGAAGGTAAATTAGCAAAGGTAAAACAAGCTctcaaaactaattacactaaaaAGCTTGTTATAACTAGTTTGCAAGAAGTGAATGAATGAAGAGGTTTATACCACGT
This window of the Sorghum bicolor cultivar BTx623 chromosome 7, Sorghum_bicolor_NCBIv3, whole genome shotgun sequence genome carries:
- the LOC110437285 gene encoding uncharacterized protein LOC110437285, whose protein sequence is MARADRVWPVDLPRGASGLAGPRPAPVDRGGGGWSTGPPWTGEGRAAGRDGGAMAAPVSSSQRLCGAREAVPRARTRRVRRGGCSAKAGRTEERPGRVGFAAGRLGDDENSGDFKARASGLHERGLVAARVLGTRAGGDRASKSGTPLSRGSHPLFPSHRVTAPRPRASAAARSTAPRRSTSSTEVGAGGSSRRSRSCDRDRDRTALERLVCERTAKICHRDRAAKIREHAGTGAVPLPWTAARPMESPEAGCLPVRRWLPRDVVHSSRRIPVLPRLLSTPTCLVPKNVHLPAVAAAGCLLPAGGGGSGLPPRLCNDPPRLGPRALTFMEPHSNTWDANSSIWDAGSTTSSPAQAHVYEVADDDFSQIHWTPEYSQARASSEPLSGYYSNMLTPGVDGDLELPRQQDTTPSTGGKSKRGSNYSNLEDIQLCKSWINISNDPIIGNQQSEKTYWERIANHFHTNRDFDSDRTPNSLEHRFGIILKECMKFHGYYEEVERRHPSGIPYQEHLLEAQARYARKSNGKNCQFEHCWLTLRHTQKFESTLQGNKGPAKSKEVNFSVRSEQEDDDSTTQGQQSSSLPSAKKARPPGRRQSKEKLKNNEGDDEYKEMMQKLMVIKAEEHMMKKDRWEKDMMVEQRRLRIDEERLQWEQEQKIMFCDVTTMDDDQRAYVKAKRAKIVKAMSASVGETASGESAV
- the LOC110437284 gene encoding putative nuclease HARBI1; the protein is MTETHNTEGWNKEMFLTANSEPMSTFGTRARPWWDDEDESDVDDLFIIAGLLEGSRRNKRKKKFRGSLPGRRKVPRDILGGHNRIYLDYFADQCVYSDRHFRRRFRMSRSLFLRIVDAVESHDDHFRQKPDAIGTLGASPIQKVLAAVRMLAYGISADFLDEYVRMGESTIIECLKHFVKAVVEVFGEEYLRAPNAQDTARLLAINSARGFPRMLGSVDCMHWKWDKCPVGWRGAYEWKEDGPTMILEAVASQDLWIWHAFFSLLGSLNDINVLRRSPLYQSLTSGTAPQVEYTVNGNKYTKGYYLADGIYPAWATFVKAFQRPQGNKKVHFTMAKEAARKDVERAFGVLQARFAIVRGPARMWHKEDLWYIMQACVILHNMIIEDERDEEDDFNYHQEGIPVLQPVDYQRRNPLVLEDFLKIHDEIEDRSLHERLRDDLVEHLWAIHSSR